The following proteins are encoded in a genomic region of Alteromonadaceae bacterium 2753L.S.0a.02:
- a CDS encoding transcriptional regulator, MerR family, producing MLTIGRVAKRFGLSRSTLLYYHRRGLLSPSLRNVNGYRLYSEADLARLQKITLYRDAGLALETIQQMLTEKPAENDWSVVLEQRLIDINGEISRLRLQQQVICRLLADTDAVRNTRVLNKEAWVALLKATGLSDADMHNWHAEFERMAPQAHQDFLESLGIDAEEIQKIRAIQ from the coding sequence ATGTTAACAATTGGCCGAGTGGCAAAGCGCTTTGGCTTGTCGCGCAGCACTTTACTGTATTACCACCGCAGAGGTCTGTTGTCGCCGAGCCTGCGCAACGTAAACGGCTATCGCTTGTACAGTGAAGCAGACCTTGCCCGGCTTCAAAAAATAACCTTGTATCGCGATGCTGGTTTAGCGCTCGAAACCATTCAGCAAATGTTGACAGAGAAACCCGCCGAGAATGATTGGTCTGTGGTTCTCGAACAGCGGCTCATCGATATCAATGGTGAAATCAGCCGCTTGCGACTGCAACAGCAAGTTATTTGTCGTTTGTTGGCCGACACAGACGCGGTGCGCAACACCCGGGTGCTCAACAAGGAAGCCTGGGTTGCTCTGCTAAAAGCAACCGGGCTTAGCGACGCGGATATGCACAACTGGCATGCTGAATTTGAGCGTATGGCACCGCAGGCGCATCAGGATTTTTTGGAAAGTTTGGGTATTGATGCGGAAGAAATACAGAAAATACGCGCTATACAGTAA
- a CDS encoding diaminopimelate decarboxylase — protein MPHFSYINNQLHAERCELESLARQYGTPCYIYSRAALTEAYSAYAKALGSHPGRICYAVKANSNLAVLQVLAQLGASFDIVSKGELQRVLAAGAPAQRVIFSGVGKTRDEMQFALQQGISCFNVESAAELETLADVAQALGTVAPISLRVNPDVDANTHPYISTGLKENKFGVDINIAPTVYARAAELPSIEVVGVDCHIGSQLTTVAPFMDALDRLLALIDKLAEQGIAIQHLDLGGGLGVTYNEEQPPEPENYIAQVIAKLGDRPLSLMFEPGRSIAANAGVMLTQVIYLKPTEHKNFAIIDGAMNDNIRPSLYQAWQRVLPLAENSDTAKHSWDLVGPVCETGDWLAKNRELALQQGDYLALMSSGAYGFAMSSNYNSRGRAAEVMVQGDRHYLIRARETFENLIHGEALLPEVQD, from the coding sequence ATGCCCCACTTTAGTTACATTAATAACCAGTTACATGCGGAACGCTGCGAGCTTGAAAGTCTCGCCCGCCAATACGGAACGCCCTGCTACATATACAGCCGTGCGGCTCTAACGGAGGCATATTCCGCCTATGCAAAGGCACTGGGCAGCCACCCCGGCCGTATTTGTTATGCCGTGAAAGCCAATTCCAACCTCGCGGTTTTACAGGTACTGGCACAGTTAGGTGCCAGCTTCGACATTGTATCAAAAGGTGAATTACAGCGAGTTCTTGCCGCCGGTGCACCAGCGCAGCGTGTTATTTTCTCCGGCGTCGGCAAAACCCGCGATGAAATGCAGTTTGCGCTGCAACAGGGAATATCCTGTTTCAATGTCGAATCTGCCGCAGAGCTTGAAACGCTTGCCGATGTGGCACAGGCTCTAGGAACGGTCGCCCCGATTTCATTGCGGGTTAACCCCGATGTGGACGCCAATACCCACCCCTATATTTCCACAGGCTTGAAAGAAAATAAGTTCGGTGTCGATATTAATATCGCGCCGACAGTTTATGCCCGAGCCGCCGAACTGCCTAGCATAGAAGTGGTTGGTGTAGACTGCCATATAGGGTCTCAGCTAACCACCGTGGCACCCTTCATGGATGCTTTGGATCGTCTCTTAGCGCTCATTGATAAGCTCGCTGAGCAAGGCATTGCAATTCAGCACCTCGATCTGGGAGGCGGCCTTGGCGTAACCTACAATGAGGAGCAGCCCCCCGAACCTGAAAATTACATTGCACAGGTTATTGCTAAACTCGGAGACCGGCCGCTGTCATTGATGTTTGAGCCCGGTCGCTCGATTGCCGCCAATGCCGGTGTAATGCTCACTCAGGTAATTTATCTCAAGCCAACCGAACATAAAAATTTTGCCATTATCGACGGCGCCATGAACGACAATATCCGTCCTTCGTTGTATCAGGCCTGGCAGCGGGTATTACCGTTAGCGGAAAACAGCGACACTGCCAAGCATAGCTGGGACCTCGTCGGCCCGGTGTGTGAAACCGGCGACTGGTTGGCTAAAAATCGCGAGTTGGCGTTACAGCAGGGCGATTACCTGGCTCTAATGTCCAGCGGTGCCTATGGTTTTGCGATGAGCTCAAATTACAACAGCCGGGGCCGCGCCGCAGAAGTGATGGTGCAGGGCGACAGGCATTATCTGATCCGAGCCCGAGAAACCTTCGAGAACCTGATTCATGGCGAAGCGCTGCTACCCGAGGTTCAAGACTGA
- a CDS encoding diaminopimelate epimerase, with product MRVRFTKMQGIGNDFVMIDAISQKVAITPERARKLADRHFGVGCDQVLVVEAPQSAEADFRYRIFNNDGSEVENCGNGARCFAVFVRQRQLTGKQVITVETAKGLLTLHVVGDDQVIVDMGMPEFEPDQIPFNAEHEQLEYQLNLQHQTLTIGVVSMGNPHAVTIVENLEDYPVTSVGPEVEHHTRFPQRVNAGFMEIINRSEINLRVFERGVGETLACGTGACAAVASGIQRGLLENSVTVHLPGGDLAITWEGGANPVMMTGPAKAVFHGQVKI from the coding sequence ATGCGGGTACGCTTTACCAAAATGCAGGGTATTGGCAACGATTTTGTCATGATCGATGCCATCAGCCAGAAGGTCGCCATCACACCCGAACGCGCCCGCAAACTTGCTGATCGCCATTTCGGTGTGGGTTGCGATCAGGTGTTAGTTGTTGAAGCGCCGCAATCTGCCGAGGCCGACTTCCGCTACCGCATATTTAACAACGATGGCAGTGAAGTTGAAAACTGTGGCAACGGCGCTCGCTGCTTCGCTGTGTTTGTGCGACAAAGGCAACTCACCGGCAAGCAAGTAATCACCGTTGAAACAGCCAAAGGGCTTCTCACCCTGCATGTTGTTGGCGACGACCAGGTTATCGTGGATATGGGCATGCCCGAATTCGAGCCAGATCAAATTCCATTTAACGCCGAACACGAACAGCTCGAATACCAATTAAATTTGCAACACCAAACACTCACCATCGGGGTTGTCTCCATGGGCAATCCCCACGCGGTGACCATTGTTGAAAACCTGGAAGATTACCCGGTAACTTCAGTAGGGCCAGAGGTGGAACACCATACGCGTTTTCCACAGCGGGTGAACGCCGGCTTTATGGAAATTATTAACCGCAGCGAAATAAACCTGCGCGTTTTTGAACGCGGCGTTGGGGAAACCCTGGCCTGTGGTACCGGCGCCTGCGCAGCAGTCGCCAGTGGCATTCAACGTGGCCTGCTCGAAAACTCTGTCACTGTGCACCTGCCCGGGGGCGACCTCGCCATCACATGGGAGGGCGGCGCAAACCCTGTTATGATGACGGGGCCCGCCAAAGCTGTATTTCACGGACAGGTAAAAATATGA
- a CDS encoding nitrogen regulatory protein P-II family, whose amino-acid sequence MKLITAVIKPFKLDDVRNALSEIGVQGMTVTEVKGFGRQKGHTELYRGAEYVIDFLPKVKLELVLGDELVDQAVEAISKAAQTGKIGDGKIFITNCDDVIRIRTGETGPDAI is encoded by the coding sequence ATGAAATTAATCACTGCAGTAATCAAACCTTTCAAGCTGGATGATGTGCGTAATGCCTTGTCTGAAATCGGTGTTCAGGGCATGACTGTGACCGAAGTTAAAGGTTTCGGTCGGCAGAAGGGGCATACAGAGCTCTATCGTGGTGCAGAGTATGTGATCGATTTCTTACCAAAAGTTAAGCTCGAACTCGTTTTGGGTGATGAGCTGGTTGATCAGGCGGTTGAGGCAATCTCAAAAGCGGCGCAAACCGGTAAGATTGGCGATGGTAAAATTTTCATCACTAACTGTGATGACGTTATCCGTATTCGCACTGGTGAGACAGGTCCAGACGCGATATAA